From Astyanax mexicanus isolate ESR-SI-001 chromosome 11, AstMex3_surface, whole genome shotgun sequence, the proteins below share one genomic window:
- the lamp1b gene encoding lysosome-associated membrane glycoprotein 1b, with the protein MIPQRSKQPLPAALTLLLLLAVTLHPSLSNDVPTTTSPPPPPSPPGKPQRGDYNVTNNGTACLMASMGLQLNITYMSLTQGKAVQEIINLQPNLTKHSGSCEADSATLKLTEDNTNLTFIFSLNSTSNKYRLSGLELSAKSSDMAQPLSVSNTSLDYLQGTVGFSYMCRDEQSLKVGQNFSLSTFQLQVQPFNVTGNQFGAAEECALDEDNMLIPIIVGAALAGLVLVVLLAYLIGRKRSHAGYQTI; encoded by the exons CTGTAACGCTACATCCAAGCTTGTCCAATGATGTGCCGACCACCACATCTCCTCCACCTCCCCCCTCACCCCCCGGCAAACCCCAGCGAGGGGACTACAATGTTACCAACAACGGCACTGCCTGCCTGATGGCAAGCATGGGACTGCAGCTCAACATTACCTACATGTCTCTCACTCAGGGcaag gCCGTCCAAGAGATCATAAACCTGCAACCAAACCTGACCAAGCACTCTGGATCCTGTGAAGCTGACAGTGCCACCCTCAAACTCACAGAAGACAACACTAACCTGACTTTCATATTCTCTTTG AATTCTACATCTAACAAGTATCGCCTCAGTGGGCTGGAGCTCTCAGCCAAGTCATCAGACATGGCTC AGCCTCTTTCAGTCAGTAACACCAGTCTGGATTACCTGCAGGGAACTGTGGGGTTCTCCTACATGTGTCGTGATGAACAGTCCTTAAAAGTTGGGCAGAATTTCTCCCTCAGTACCTTCCAGCTTCAGGTGCAGCCGTTTAATGTCACTGGAAATCAGTTCGGAgcag CTGAAGAATGTGCGCTGGATGAAGATAACATGTTGATCCCCATCATCGTGGGAGCCGCCCTGGCTGGCCTGGTGCTGGTGGTGCTGTTGGCCTACCTGATTGGGAGGAAGAGGAGTCATGCTGGATACCAGACCATCTGA